A genome region from Macaca nemestrina isolate mMacNem1 chromosome 20, mMacNem.hap1, whole genome shotgun sequence includes the following:
- the LOC105475808 gene encoding hsp90 co-chaperone Cdc37 yields MVDYSVWDHIEVSDDEDETHPNIDTASLFRWRHQARVERMEQFQKEKEELDRGCRECKRKVAECQRKLKELEVAEGGKAELERLQAEAQQLRKEERSWEQKLEEMRKKEKSMPWNVDTLSKDGFSKSMVNTKPEKTEEDSEEVREQKHKTFVEKYEKQIKHFGMLRRWDDSQKYLSDNVHLVCEETANYLVIWCIDLEVEEKCALMEQVAHQTIVMQFILELAKSLKVDPRACFRQFFTKIKTADRQYMEGFNDELEAFKERVRGRAKLRIEKAMKEYEEEERKKRLGPGGLDPVEVYESLPEELQKCFDVKDVQMLQDAISKMDPTDAKYHMQRCIDSGLWVPNSKASEAKEGEEAGPGDPLLEAVPKTGDEKDVSV; encoded by the exons GCCCGGGTGGAGCGCATGGAGCAGttccagaaggagaaggaggaactGGACAGGGGCTGCCGCGAGTGCAAGCGCAAGGTGGCCGAATGCCAGAGGAAGCTGAAGGAGCTGGAGGTGGCTGAGGGCGGCAAGGCAGAGCTGGAGCGGCTGCAGGCCGAGGCACAGCAGCTGCGCAAAGAGGAGCGGAGCTGGgagcagaagctggaagagatgCGCAAGAAGGAGAAGAGCATGCCCTGGAACGTGGACACGCTCAGCAAAGACGGCTTCAGCAAG AGCATGGTCAACACCAAGCCCGAGAAGACAGAGGAGGACTCAGAGGAGGTGAGGGAGCAGAAACACAAGACTTTCGTGGAAAAGTACGAGAAACAGATCAAGCACTTTG GCATGCTCCGCCGCTGGGATGACAGCCAAAAGTACCTGTCAGACAATGTCCACCTGGTGTGCGAGGAGACGGCCAATTACCTGGTCATCTGGTGCATTGACctagaggtggaggag AAATGTGCACTCATGGAGCAGGTGGCCCACCAGACAATCGTCATGCAGTTTATCCTGGAGCTGGCCAAGAGCCTGAAGGTGGACCCCCGGGCCTGCTTCCGGCAGTTCTTCACTAAGATTAAG ACAGCCGATCGCCAGTACATGGAGGGCTTCAACGACGAGCTAGAAGCCTTCAAGGAGCGTGTGCGGGGCCGTGCCAAGCTGCGCATTGAGAAGGCCATGAAGGAGTATGAGGAGGAGGAGCGCAAGAAGCGGCTTGGCCCCGGCGGCCTGGACCCTGTCGAGGTCTACGAGTCCCTCCCTGAG GAACTCCAGAAGTGCTTCGATGTGAAGGACGTGCAGATGCTGCAAGATGCCATCAGCAAGATGGACCCCACC GACGCGAAGTACCACATGCAACGCTGCATTGACTCCGGCCTCTGGGTCCCCAACTCTAAGGCCagtgaggccaaggagggagaggaggcaggtCCTGGGGACCCGCTGCTGGAAGCTGTTCCCAAGACGGGAGATGAGAAGGATGTCAGCGTGTGA